A window of Cyanobacterium sp. T60_A2020_053 genomic DNA:
TTAAAAAAATGTTTAAGAAATTAGGATTATTTTTATCTACCTTATTGTTAGCTGTAATGGTAGTGATCTCCACAACTGCCTCTGCTCAAGCTGATACCGTAGAAGTTAAGATGGGCGCTGATAGTGGTATGTTGGCTTTCCAACCTGCTAAAGTAACCATTAAAGCAGGAGATAGTGTTAAATGGGTTAATAATAAATTAGCTCCTCACAATGTAGTTTTCGATCCTTCAGCCCCCCACGCTTCTGAATTAACTCATAAAGGTTTAGCGTTTGCCGCTGGTGAATCTTTTTCTGCTACCTTT
This region includes:
- a CDS encoding plastocyanin, with the protein product MFKKLGLFLSTLLLAVMVVISTTASAQADTVEVKMGADSGMLAFQPAKVTIKAGDSVKWVNNKLAPHNVVFDPSAPHASELTHKGLAFAAGESFSATFDEPGEYKYYCEPHRGAGMNGVIVVE